The region TTGTATGTGTGAGCATCCGCCTAAACGACCATTAATCTCGGTAAATAAGACTTTATTATCTTCAGTAACTATTGCATCGAAATTAATAAGCCCAACATACCCAAAGTTTAACAAAAGTTGCTTTAAAATTTCGCAACCATCTAAAAATTGCTGGGTTATATTGGAAGGTAAATTACCTGGGATCTGAAATCCGATCCAATTTACTATGTCTTTTCCTTTGGCATCTTCAGTTTCGTCCATTCGAACAATGCCATAGTTTTTAAGCTGGCAATCTTCTATTTTTTTTCCAATATAATATTCTGCATACAGGGTGTGCTTAGAGGGAAGGTATGATTCCACTACAATTAGATTGTTTCCTAATGAATCAACTAAGCTGTACCATAGCTTTTCTGATAATTCATAAGTAATATCTTTTATGCTACCTAACTTTAGAACTTCTCTGACTCCAGCATAACTTAAACGGTCAGATAAAGTGATCGCGATATTTCCTTCACCATTAGCTGCAAAATCCTTTTTGATGATAATCGCACCCACATTATTTATTTGTTGACGCATGACGTAATACAGCTCTTTCACAGAACGACATATATTTCCAGGGGCGATGGTAATATAGGGCGCAGCCAAAGCTCTAAAAGTAGCTTTACTATTAAGCAAATTAATGCCAGATTGGTTCATAAAACTAGGCGTTTGAAACTTATCGTATGACAAACCTAATTCATTAGAAAAGCAAACAATAGAAGAACTAAATATATAAGGAATTAGTTCCCACGTTTTATCAGAAATATGAGCTTTAAGCTCACAAATTAGTTTATCGTTAAGGAGGACTTCACTAGTTAAGATGCTAGAGTTATTCGAAGAAGCCATTAAAGGAAAAAAGTTTTTTGATGTAATGTTTTTATTCTTAATATGAGAAATATAGTCAATCATATATTTAGAGGGCATGGATGGAAGTATTAAGAGGTCATCTTCTTCTAACAGCCAAGCTAATCTTTTTGCGTAAACAGCTGCTGCTTGACGAGTAAAAATTGGCAGCTTAGAAACATCGCCAACCACAGCTTCACTATATACATTTCCTATCAACAATTTTGGCATGAGTTCATTTTTCCTGTATTGCTAATATTAATTAATTTTTTTATCAGCCTAATATGCCAATGGAGGTATGACTTTTCTTGATAAAGAACAGAATCGGAATTTTTTTTAAATATTTGCTGTAAGCTTGAGCCAGCAAGGCCAGGATGCAGATGATGCTCTGCATGAAAGTTTCCGTTCCATAGAAAAAGGCGTACTAAATGATTAGATAAAATACTTCTTGACTCTGAATAGAAATTTGCGACTGGATTACAGTCTAAATGCTCTGGTAAGCCAAAAAATAAGATCCACATATATGAGAAGGACAGCGGAAGCCAATAGTAGTTAAGCATGGTAAGTGGGAATAAGCTGGTAAAAATAGAAAATAAAATCAAGAGGAAGCAGATAAATAGGGTATCTAACATCGCCCTCCTTTTCTTACTTGGGCTATTAAGATAATAAGGGTAAACTTGCCATAAGACTTTTAAAGTTTTTGAGATTTTTGCAAAGGCTACGGGAAGCCCTGTCATAAAATAAAGATATTGTGTTAATGATTTGAATTGAATTTTTGTTTCTGTATCTTTCTCAGTTCCAACATACTTATGATGTTGTAAGTGATGTTCTTTATAGATGGTAAAATTTATTAACAATAGGCTTGTAAAGAATCTCCCAACATACATATTAATAAGCCTATTTTTTAGATATGTCTGATGCAGGCATTCATGAGCTAAATTCAAACCTCCAGCTAAAATAAATCCTAACGCTAAAGCAATGAATAGACTAATTAGTAGGCTATGGGAGCGTACTAGAATAAGTGAAATATATGTAAAAAGAATAAGAGTTAATTTAAGAAGAGGGTATGAGGTTCTTACTCTTTTTCTACAATAACTCATTTGCATATTACTCTATCCTTAAAGCTTATTTATAAATAATTAATGTTCTAGGTTACGCCAACCAGATACTTTTGAAATTGAAGCACTCCAATTTAAGCTTTCATATAGCGCTGTCATGGCATGGTGTTGAAATTTATCTTCTTCTTCTTTACCAACTACTAGTTCTAACATTTTATGTACCATTTCAATATGGTAGGCTTCAGCTGGATCATCCTCACCTACGTGAGTTTTAAAATAAATTAATTCGTTAGAATTGTGATTAAAATTTCTTCTAAT is a window of Legionella busanensis DNA encoding:
- a CDS encoding fatty acid desaturase family protein, yielding MQMSYCRKRVRTSYPLLKLTLILFTYISLILVRSHSLLISLFIALALGFILAGGLNLAHECLHQTYLKNRLINMYVGRFFTSLLLINFTIYKEHHLQHHKYVGTEKDTETKIQFKSLTQYLYFMTGLPVAFAKISKTLKVLWQVYPYYLNSPSKKRRAMLDTLFICFLLILFSIFTSLFPLTMLNYYWLPLSFSYMWILFFGLPEHLDCNPVANFYSESRSILSNHLVRLFLWNGNFHAEHHLHPGLAGSSLQQIFKKNSDSVLYQEKSYLHWHIRLIKKLINISNTGKMNSCQNC